One window from the genome of Amaranthus tricolor cultivar Red isolate AtriRed21 chromosome 9, ASM2621246v1, whole genome shotgun sequence encodes:
- the LOC130823599 gene encoding 30S ribosomal protein S5, chloroplastic-like, with protein MATTTPLSSTISSSSFSLHLPQFSLFPKPTSLLSISSSKPLFFSLPSTNSLQNHITFCKKDGIDITFFDEVNPDEEITFNPPEKPEDFIPPRAIDEPPFESEDEVARAYEELYGPAYSGETYLGNDVFVMDSKVKKSSGFGSKAKKEKVRDGFEENVVQVRRVTKVVKGGKHMRFRAIVVVGDKKGQVGVGVGKAKEVIAAVQKAATDARRNVITVPMTKYLTFPHRNEADYGAARVMLRPAAPGTGVIAGGAVRTVLEMAGVENALGKQLGSNNALNNARATILAVQTMKQFSDVARERGIPMEELWK; from the exons ATGGCAACAACAACTCCATTATCATCCaccatttcttcttcttcattctctCTTCACCTCCCTCAATTTTCCCTTTTTCCAAAACCCACGTCACTTCTCTCTATCTCATCCTCAAAACCCCTCTTTTTTTCTCTCCCTTCAACTAATTCCCTTCAAAACCACATCACTTTCTGCAAAAAAGATGGCATTGATATAACCTTCTTTGATGAAGTAAACCCGGATGAAGAAATCACCTTTAACCCACCAGAAAAGCCTGAAGATTTTATCCCACCTAGGGCTATTGATGAACCACCATTTGAGTCTGAAGATGAGGTTGCTAGAGCTTATGAAGAATTGTATGGTCCTGCTTATAGTGGGGAAACTTATCTTGGGAATGATGTTTTTGTTATGGATTCTAAGGTGAAGAAGTCTTCTGGATTTGGGTCTAAAGCTAAGAAAGAGAAAGTTAGAGATGGTTTTGAAGAGAATGTTGTTCAG GTTAGGAGAGTGACTAAAGTGGTTAAGGGAGGCAAACACATGAGATTCAGGGCAATTGTGGTTGTAGGTGACAAGAAGGGGCAAGTTGGGGTTGGAGTTGGTAAAGCCAAGGAGGTGATAGCTGCCGTCCAGAAGGCGGCCACAGATGCTCGTAGGAATGTCATTACTGTGCCTATGACAAAGTATTTGACATTCCCTCACAG AAATGAGGCAGACTATGGGGCAGCGAGGGTGATGCTTAGACCTGCTGCTCCTGGTACCGGAGTTATTGCTGGAGGTGCAGTCAGAACCGTGCTTGAGATGGCTGGAGTTGAGAATGCCTTAGGAAAGCAACTCGGAAGTAACAATGCCCTCAACAATGCCAGGGCAACAATTCTAGCTGTACAGACTATGAAGCAGTTTAGTGATGTCGCTCGTGAGCGTGGCATTCCAATGGAAGAACTATGGAAGTGA
- the LOC130823598 gene encoding transcriptional corepressor LEUNIG-like isoform X1, with protein MDSSDGWNAEGIFQKYLHDYLVKNNMHRTAELFVKETNADVCPVVSAIDSPQGFLAEWWSIFHDVYFHMQLEQVEETGMVSNEGKHVSGTSQNPFFGSSKFGINSQNSMQFSFGNDSDSMLTQLYPKTCEGVHHKCVARKVDAYSQTSSETKNTRGGTSKPQRNICKQASQRQDKKKFTSMGNTPMASSTCAEPHTIGSESDLSSAPLKGWPLIGANHVPPRLGHQVLNSYIQSANNYPRIDMPLSHSQQETYAQLMESTQANALSSFPLTSNLDILLRNRTSGKDDWDDEEKGIEDTIQMLFSQYDDHSNYTNVSYPLQQPSSSSHEQNGHTDISLVQVGTLHASKGKLFSCSFSPNGKLLACAGNDKKVLLWNVDTSRYTSSLETLAHLITDVRFHPSSEFFATSSYDKTVQIWDTADPSKSLFALSGHNDHVMSLDFHPRKMDLLCSSDCNDEIRFWDMKDYNCLRVFKGAIKQVRFQPQLGRLLATASGNGVNIFNVETGDFEFDLKGHQSEVRSICWDVTGNYIASVSEESVRLWSILSGGRCIYELQSKGHNFQSCTFHPGHPVLLIIGSYQFLGSWNPTQSSTVNTILAHSGIIASLASSPSTGLIASASHDQSVKLWI; from the exons TCCTCAAGGCTTTTTGGCTGAATGGTGGTCAATCTTTCACGACGTGTATTTCCATATGCAACTCGAACAAGTAGAAGAAACTGGGATGGTGTCAAACGAG GGAAAACATGTCAGCGGAACATCACAAAATCCTTTTTTTGGGTCATCAAAGTTTGggattaattcacaaaattccaTGCAGTTTTCATTTGGCAATGACTCTGATAGTATGCTAACACAACTGTACCCGAAAACTTGTGAAGGAGTTCATCATAAGTGTGTAGCTAGAAAAGTTGATGCCTATTCTCAGACAAGTTCGGAAACTAAAAATACGAGAGGCGGTACAAG TAAACCTCAAAGAAACATCTGTAAGCAGGCTTCACAGCGGCAA GACAAGAAAAAATTCACCAGTATGGGAAATACACCCATGGCGTCATCAACATGTGCTGAACCACATACAATAG GATCAGAGAGTGACCTCAGTTCTGCTCCACTGAAAGGATGGCCTCTCATT GGTGCTAATCATGTTCCTCCTCGTCTGGGCCATCAAGTGCTAAATTCATATATACAGTCTGCGAACAACTATCCACGCATTGATATGCCTTTATCGCATAGTCAGCAAGAGACATATGCTCAGTTGATGGAAAGTACTCAAGCAAATGCATTATCATCTTTTCCACTGACCTCCAACTTGGATATACTTCTCAGAAACAGGACTAGCGGTAAG GATGACTGGGATGATGAAGAGAAGGGCATAGAAGACACTATCCAAATGCTTTTTTCACAATATGATGATCATAGTAATTACACGAATGTTTCATACCCTCTCCAACAGccttcatcatcaagtcatGAACAAAATGGGCATACAG ACATTTCTTTGGTGCAAGTTGGAACTCTTCATGCAAGCAAAGGGAAATTATTCTCTTGCAGTTTCTCACCGAATGGGAAGTTGCTTGCTTGTGCTGGAAATGACAAGAAG GTACTTCTATGGAATGTGGATACCTCACGCTACACTAGCTCTTTGGAAACTCTTGCTCATCTAATCACTGATGTTCGGTTTCATCCAAGCTCCGAATTTTTTGCTACTTCTTCATATGACAAGACTGTTCAAATATGGGACACAGCTGAT CCAAGCAAGTCACTATTTGCATTATCTGGTCATAATGACCATGTTATGTCATTGGATTTTCACCCAAGAAAGATGGACCTTTTGTGCTCAAGTGACTGCAATGATGAGATCCGCTTTTGGGATATGAAGGATTATAATTGTTTGCGTGTATTTAAG GGAGCAATAAAACAAGTAAGATTCCAACCTCAACTAGGAAGACTTTTGGCTACAGCTTCAGGAAATGGTGTCAACATATTCAATGTTGAAACGGGCGATTTCGAGTTTGACTTGAAG GGGCATCAATCTGAAGTGCGCTCTATTTGCTGGGACGTGACTGGCAATTACATAGCCTCAGTTAGTGAAGAAAGCGTACGCCTGTGGTCAATTTTGTCTGGTGGAAGATGCATTTATGAATTGCAGTCAAAGGGCCACAACTTCCAGTCATGCACTTTTCACCCTGGGCATCCCGTCTTGTTGATCATTGGAAGTTATCAG TTCCTGGGTTCGTGGAATCCTACCCAGAGCAGCACAGTTAATACAATTCTGGCGCACAGCGGCATCATTGCTTCATTGGCAAGTTCACCTTCAACAGGATTGATAGCCTCAGCTAGCCATGATCAGAGTGTGAAATTATGGATTTAA
- the LOC130823598 gene encoding transcriptional corepressor LEUNIG-like isoform X2, which yields MDSSDGWNAEGIFQKYLHDYLVKNNMHRTAELFVKETNADVCPVAIDSPQGFLAEWWSIFHDVYFHMQLEQVEETGMVSNEGKHVSGTSQNPFFGSSKFGINSQNSMQFSFGNDSDSMLTQLYPKTCEGVHHKCVARKVDAYSQTSSETKNTRGGTSKPQRNICKQASQRQDKKKFTSMGNTPMASSTCAEPHTIGSESDLSSAPLKGWPLIGANHVPPRLGHQVLNSYIQSANNYPRIDMPLSHSQQETYAQLMESTQANALSSFPLTSNLDILLRNRTSGKDDWDDEEKGIEDTIQMLFSQYDDHSNYTNVSYPLQQPSSSSHEQNGHTDISLVQVGTLHASKGKLFSCSFSPNGKLLACAGNDKKVLLWNVDTSRYTSSLETLAHLITDVRFHPSSEFFATSSYDKTVQIWDTADPSKSLFALSGHNDHVMSLDFHPRKMDLLCSSDCNDEIRFWDMKDYNCLRVFKGAIKQVRFQPQLGRLLATASGNGVNIFNVETGDFEFDLKGHQSEVRSICWDVTGNYIASVSEESVRLWSILSGGRCIYELQSKGHNFQSCTFHPGHPVLLIIGSYQFLGSWNPTQSSTVNTILAHSGIIASLASSPSTGLIASASHDQSVKLWI from the exons TCCTCAAGGCTTTTTGGCTGAATGGTGGTCAATCTTTCACGACGTGTATTTCCATATGCAACTCGAACAAGTAGAAGAAACTGGGATGGTGTCAAACGAG GGAAAACATGTCAGCGGAACATCACAAAATCCTTTTTTTGGGTCATCAAAGTTTGggattaattcacaaaattccaTGCAGTTTTCATTTGGCAATGACTCTGATAGTATGCTAACACAACTGTACCCGAAAACTTGTGAAGGAGTTCATCATAAGTGTGTAGCTAGAAAAGTTGATGCCTATTCTCAGACAAGTTCGGAAACTAAAAATACGAGAGGCGGTACAAG TAAACCTCAAAGAAACATCTGTAAGCAGGCTTCACAGCGGCAA GACAAGAAAAAATTCACCAGTATGGGAAATACACCCATGGCGTCATCAACATGTGCTGAACCACATACAATAG GATCAGAGAGTGACCTCAGTTCTGCTCCACTGAAAGGATGGCCTCTCATT GGTGCTAATCATGTTCCTCCTCGTCTGGGCCATCAAGTGCTAAATTCATATATACAGTCTGCGAACAACTATCCACGCATTGATATGCCTTTATCGCATAGTCAGCAAGAGACATATGCTCAGTTGATGGAAAGTACTCAAGCAAATGCATTATCATCTTTTCCACTGACCTCCAACTTGGATATACTTCTCAGAAACAGGACTAGCGGTAAG GATGACTGGGATGATGAAGAGAAGGGCATAGAAGACACTATCCAAATGCTTTTTTCACAATATGATGATCATAGTAATTACACGAATGTTTCATACCCTCTCCAACAGccttcatcatcaagtcatGAACAAAATGGGCATACAG ACATTTCTTTGGTGCAAGTTGGAACTCTTCATGCAAGCAAAGGGAAATTATTCTCTTGCAGTTTCTCACCGAATGGGAAGTTGCTTGCTTGTGCTGGAAATGACAAGAAG GTACTTCTATGGAATGTGGATACCTCACGCTACACTAGCTCTTTGGAAACTCTTGCTCATCTAATCACTGATGTTCGGTTTCATCCAAGCTCCGAATTTTTTGCTACTTCTTCATATGACAAGACTGTTCAAATATGGGACACAGCTGAT CCAAGCAAGTCACTATTTGCATTATCTGGTCATAATGACCATGTTATGTCATTGGATTTTCACCCAAGAAAGATGGACCTTTTGTGCTCAAGTGACTGCAATGATGAGATCCGCTTTTGGGATATGAAGGATTATAATTGTTTGCGTGTATTTAAG GGAGCAATAAAACAAGTAAGATTCCAACCTCAACTAGGAAGACTTTTGGCTACAGCTTCAGGAAATGGTGTCAACATATTCAATGTTGAAACGGGCGATTTCGAGTTTGACTTGAAG GGGCATCAATCTGAAGTGCGCTCTATTTGCTGGGACGTGACTGGCAATTACATAGCCTCAGTTAGTGAAGAAAGCGTACGCCTGTGGTCAATTTTGTCTGGTGGAAGATGCATTTATGAATTGCAGTCAAAGGGCCACAACTTCCAGTCATGCACTTTTCACCCTGGGCATCCCGTCTTGTTGATCATTGGAAGTTATCAG TTCCTGGGTTCGTGGAATCCTACCCAGAGCAGCACAGTTAATACAATTCTGGCGCACAGCGGCATCATTGCTTCATTGGCAAGTTCACCTTCAACAGGATTGATAGCCTCAGCTAGCCATGATCAGAGTGTGAAATTATGGATTTAA